ATGATATCAAAAGGTCTTGATTTTCCGACCATCGGACTTGTGGTTGTAGTGGATACCGACAGGATAATCAACCTGCCAAATTATGATTCTGTGGAAAATGCTTTCCAGCTGATTTCACAAATTTCGGGAAGGTCAGGCAGAGGAGTGCGTGGAAGAGCCATAATTCAGACCTATGAACCAGACCACAGGGTGATAAAAACCGCTCTCAAGAACAATTACGAGGAGTTTTACAGGACGGAGATTGAAGTCAGGAAACTTCTCAAATACCCGCCTTTCAGCATCTTCATAGAGGTTGTGGTGGAGTCAGAAAAAGAAAAGCAATGTCGCGATATTGCTTTAAAACTATATGGCGATCTCTCAGAGAAAATAAAGGATGGGGAGATTCTGGAACCTGTTGTCCCTGCTGTCAAGAAGCTCTTTGGAAAGTACAGGATGAAAATATACCTCAAACTCTTCAGCAAAGACGAATTACACAACCTATTTGAATTGTTAAAAAAAGCTCCCACCGGCATCGACGTCATCGTCAACAGTAACGGCGGGAGCCTTTAACAGCCAATAATTATCTCTTCATTTCACCCGGGAAGAAGCAGGCGACTTTGTGCCCATTCCCAAGGTCTTGTAAAGGTGGTTCTTCCTTAGAGCAAATATCCTTTGCAATGGGACAACGGGGGTGGAATCTGCATCCCTTCGGTGGATTAATGGGACTTGGAACATCACCCTGAAGAATTATCCTTTTACTCTTCTTCTCAGGATCTGGTATCGGTATAGCTGACATCAAAGCGACTGTGTATGGATGAAGTGGATTCTCAAATAACTCTATTTTTGAAGCTATTTCAACCATCTTACCCAGATACATAACCGCGACACGTCTGCTCACATGACGAACAACAGCCAGATCATGGGCAATGAACAGGTAAGTCAGCCCGAACTCCACCTGGAGATCATTCAGTAGGTTTAGAATCTGTGCCTGAATTGAAACATCCAGCGCAGAAACTGCTTCGTCAGCCACTATCAGCTTTGGGTTCAGGATAAGTGCACGCGCGATACCGATTCTCTGTCTCTGACCGCCGCTGAATTCATGCGGGAATCTGCTCATGTGGTCTTCTGAAAGGCCGACTTTTTTCAGAATATCGGCAACTTTTGCCATGACTTCGCTTCTGTTCGCGACTTTGTGGATGAGAGCACCCTCTGCGATAATGTTCTTGATCCTCATTCTGGGGTTTAGAGAGGAGTAAGGATCCTGAAAAATTATCTGCGCTTGTCTCCTGAATTCCTTCCTTTTTGCTTCTCTGTTAGACATAAGTTCTCTGATAAAGGAACTTGCAGAGCCATTGTGCTTTTCAAAGTAAAGCTCTGCCATCTTTCTATCGAATTCGTCCTCTATACTTTTCATTGCGGAAACAGCTGAGCCGGCTTTTCTTTTGAGATCTTCAAAAGGTTCGACGTACGTTCGAATAAGATATTTTCTGGCATTTAAATACGGCATGAAAAGGTGTGTCGTGTCTTCATCGTTCATGATTATTCTACCTGAGGTTGGTTCGTGTAGCCTCAGGACGGTCATACCGGCTGTCGTTTTACCACAACCGGATTCACCCACCAACCCCAGCGTTTCTCTTTCATATACCTCAAAAGAGATGTTATCAACGGCCTTCACGTGAGCCACCACACGTCTGAACACACCGGCTTTCACAGGAAAATACTTTACAAGGTTATCGACTCTCAGTATGGGTTTTCTGCTTTCAGACTGACTCATGCGCCTTCACCTGCCCTGGAAACCTTGACTGTCTCTTCAAGTCTATCGATATGCCAACAAGCTGCTTTGTGACCGGGCTCGATTTCTTCCAGAGGTGGCTCTTCAGTCCGGCACTTATCAGTGGCAATAGGACATCTGGTGTTAAACCGGCAACCCTTCGGGAAATCAAGGGGATCTGGAACCACACCGGGAATATTGTAGAGCTTTTCCTTATCTTCGTCGAGTCGCGGTATGGCATTCATAAGACCCCAGGTATATGGGTGTTTTGGATCTTTGAAAAGTGTTCTCACGTCAGCGTACTCCACGACTTTTCCGGCATACATAACAACGACCCTCTCGGCCATTTCAGCTATAACACCGAGGTCGTGGGTTATCATAACGATAGCCATTCCGTACTCCTTCTGAAGTTCCAGCATGAGCTCCAATATCTGAGCCTGAATTGTCACATCCAAGGCTGTAGTTGGTTCGTCGGCAAAGAGTAGTTTTGGGTTGCATGAAAGGGACATCGCAATCATGGCTCTCTGTCTCATGCCACCGGAGAGTTCATGGGGATATTCATCAACCCTCTTTTCAGGTTCGGGAATCCCGACTTTTTTAAGCATATCGATGGCCATTTTCCTTGCAGTATCTCTGTCAACGTCTTGGTGCAATAGAATGGCTTCCATTATCTGATCGCCCACAGTGTAGACAGGATTGAGCGCTGTCATGGGTTCCTGGAAGATCATAGCCATCTCGTTTCCACGCATCTTCCGCATCTCTTCTTCAGAGAGAGAGAGGATATCTTTGCCATCAAAGATAATTTCCCCTCCTGCAATTTCACCTTTCTCATCTAAAAGGCGCATGATAGAAAGGGAAGTGACGCTTTTACCGCAACCGGATTCGCCGACAATTCCCAATGTTTCTCCTGAATACACTTCAAAGCTCACACCATCAACGGCTTTAACGATACCGTCCTCAGTATAGAAGTATGTTTTCAGTCCTTTAACTTCAAGCAATGGTTTTTTCTCCACTTCAAAACCCCCTTAACTGCGCATTCTCGGGTCAAAGATGTCTCTCAGGGCATCGCCGACTAAGTTCCAGGCAAGGACAAACAGTACCATCGCGACACCGGGGAAAACAATGGCGAACCAAGCTTTATCAAGCATGGTCATCCAGTTTCTGGAATAACTCAGAATAGTTCCCCAGTCCGCATAACCGGGTTCTGCACCGACTCCCAGAAAACTAAGACCGGCAGCAGTTATAACGTATGAACCCATTCGCATGGACATCTGTATAACCACGGGGAAAATGGTGTTTGGAAGTATATGCTTTATGATGATCAACCAGTCCTTCTGACCCAGTGCTTTCGCAGCAAGGACGTATTGTTCTTCTCTAGCCTGCAATATGTTTCCTCTGATGAGCCTTGCAGTTGTCATCCACCCAAAGACTACAAGGGCGATCATCACCTTGTCCAGCCCTTTTCCGAGAATGGTCGTGAGTACCATGGCAGCGACCAAGAAGGGGATCGACATGAAGATATCAACGATTCTCATGAGAATCTCGTCAATCCAGCCACCAAAGTATGCCGCTATGGAACCGATAATGATTCCAATAATTGCTGAAAGCCCAGCGACGGTCAACCCCAATTTGAACGCCGTTCTTGTGCCGTAGATGACACCGTAGAAGATATCCCTTCCACCTATAACCCCAAAAGGATCATCTTTGCTGGGAGGCAATGGGTTGGAAGTCCAGGCAACTCTAGGCATCTGGTAAGGGTTGTCTACATAGGCTCTGGCCGCCGCTTTTGGTGCGAACTTGTTAACGATCTGGGGTGCGAATATAGCAATTATGACAAAGATTATCAACAACACCGCACCTAATACGGCCGTCTGATTTGTCCAAAATTTCTTCATCATTTTTCTAAAATCACTTTTTCTTTTAGCCATGACAACAACCTCCTCAGTGGAGTCTGATTCTGGGATCGATTATGGCATAGCTCACGTCGACTATGAGGTTTCCCAGAACGAGTATGAAGGAATAGAACAGGGCTCCACCGATGATGGACCAGTAATCCAGCTGTGTGGCCGCTGTGGCGAGGAATCTACCCATGCCTGTTCTCGAGAAAACTGCTTCCACGATCACAGTACCTGAAAGCAGCCCGATCACGGTACCACCAGCGACTGTCACAACAGGTATGAGGGCATTTCTTTTAGCGTGTTTGTTGATGACGACTTTTTCGGGAACACCTTTCGCACGCGCCGTCCTGATGTAATCTTTCCTCAGAACTTCAAGCATGCTGGATCTTGTGATTCTAAGCAAATAGGCCCACCAGAGGTAGGATATTGTCATGACAGGGAGTACGAGATGTTTCAAAGCATCTAC
This genomic interval from Kosmotoga pacifica contains the following:
- a CDS encoding oligopeptide/dipeptide ABC transporter ATP-binding protein is translated as MSQSESRKPILRVDNLVKYFPVKAGVFRRVVAHVKAVDNISFEVYERETLGLVGESGCGKTTAGMTVLRLHEPTSGRIIMNDEDTTHLFMPYLNARKYLIRTYVEPFEDLKRKAGSAVSAMKSIEDEFDRKMAELYFEKHNGSASSFIRELMSNREAKRKEFRRQAQIIFQDPYSSLNPRMRIKNIIAEGALIHKVANRSEVMAKVADILKKVGLSEDHMSRFPHEFSGGQRQRIGIARALILNPKLIVADEAVSALDVSIQAQILNLLNDLQVEFGLTYLFIAHDLAVVRHVSRRVAVMYLGKMVEIASKIELFENPLHPYTVALMSAIPIPDPEKKSKRIILQGDVPSPINPPKGCRFHPRCPIAKDICSKEEPPLQDLGNGHKVACFFPGEMKR
- a CDS encoding ABC transporter ATP-binding protein, encoding MEKKPLLEVKGLKTYFYTEDGIVKAVDGVSFEVYSGETLGIVGESGCGKSVTSLSIMRLLDEKGEIAGGEIIFDGKDILSLSEEEMRKMRGNEMAMIFQEPMTALNPVYTVGDQIMEAILLHQDVDRDTARKMAIDMLKKVGIPEPEKRVDEYPHELSGGMRQRAMIAMSLSCNPKLLFADEPTTALDVTIQAQILELMLELQKEYGMAIVMITHDLGVIAEMAERVVVMYAGKVVEYADVRTLFKDPKHPYTWGLMNAIPRLDEDKEKLYNIPGVVPDPLDFPKGCRFNTRCPIATDKCRTEEPPLEEIEPGHKAACWHIDRLEETVKVSRAGEGA
- a CDS encoding ABC transporter permease; the encoded protein is MAKRKSDFRKMMKKFWTNQTAVLGAVLLIIFVIIAIFAPQIVNKFAPKAAARAYVDNPYQMPRVAWTSNPLPPSKDDPFGVIGGRDIFYGVIYGTRTAFKLGLTVAGLSAIIGIIIGSIAAYFGGWIDEILMRIVDIFMSIPFLVAAMVLTTILGKGLDKVMIALVVFGWMTTARLIRGNILQAREEQYVLAAKALGQKDWLIIIKHILPNTIFPVVIQMSMRMGSYVITAAGLSFLGVGAEPGYADWGTILSYSRNWMTMLDKAWFAIVFPGVAMVLFVLAWNLVGDALRDIFDPRMRS